The following are from one region of the Mesorhizobium sp. B4-1-4 genome:
- a CDS encoding ATP-binding cassette domain-containing protein — MSAVATNADRAAIADQPVLAVRGATKRFGSVLALDDVSIEVRQGEIVGLLGDNGAGKSTLTKCISGVHQLDAGAIVLDGAPTQIRSPADARFAGIETVYQDLALFDNLTPGQNFFAGRELAWPQWLPRGLRFLQQRRMDAETRVLLANLRVTLPRLDAVVAMMSGGQRQAIAVARSTVFARKVVILDEPTAALGLRESRQVLNLVAALRDQGNAVILITHNMEHVVELADRAVVLRQGRKVGELVPTRHNKQELVSMIVGA; from the coding sequence ATGAGCGCCGTTGCGACCAATGCCGATCGGGCCGCCATTGCCGACCAACCCGTGCTGGCCGTACGCGGTGCCACCAAGCGTTTCGGTTCGGTTCTGGCCCTGGACGACGTCAGCATCGAAGTGCGGCAAGGCGAAATCGTCGGCCTGCTCGGCGACAATGGCGCGGGCAAGTCGACGCTGACCAAATGCATCAGCGGCGTACACCAACTCGATGCCGGGGCGATTGTCCTGGATGGTGCGCCGACGCAGATACGCTCCCCCGCGGATGCGCGCTTCGCCGGTATCGAGACCGTCTACCAGGATCTGGCGCTGTTCGACAATCTGACGCCCGGACAGAACTTCTTTGCCGGTCGCGAGTTGGCCTGGCCGCAATGGCTTCCGCGCGGCTTGCGATTTCTGCAGCAGCGCAGGATGGACGCCGAGACCCGTGTCCTGCTGGCAAACCTCAGGGTCACCCTGCCGCGGCTCGACGCGGTCGTCGCCATGATGTCCGGGGGACAAAGGCAAGCCATCGCCGTCGCCAGGTCCACCGTATTTGCCCGCAAGGTGGTCATCCTGGATGAGCCGACCGCTGCACTCGGTCTGCGTGAATCACGCCAAGTGCTCAATCTGGTTGCTGCGCTCCGCGACCAGGGCAATGCCGTGATCCTGATAACTCACAATATGGAGCATGTCGTCGAACTCGCCGATCGCGCCGTGGTGCTTCGCCAGGGCCGCAAGGTCGGCGAGCTGGTGCCGACCAGGCACAACAAACAAGAGCTGGTTTCCATGATCGTTGGAGCCTGA
- a CDS encoding GntR family transcriptional regulator — protein sequence MRTDTVYKKAFNRAVTMLRDGQLTGELPSENELRRRVGVSRTTVRKVLQELAHRQLIAERSGVRMAGRAVEDSDYYPDDETTSRAKHVEQQFMEWMLRGDTRPGTSINELELARQFGVATNGIREFLIRFSRFGLLEKRPNTGWLFKGFTEDFALELFEIRVMFELRSAHLFSRQPDNSPLWGKLAALKSAHTELLKRIESRFHDFSGLDNRFHRLINEASPNRFIDDFYDIITFIFHYHYQWNKRDEKQRNQAAILEHLAYIDALESRDSERIERACEAHLASARATLIRSLIGLNE from the coding sequence ATGCGGACCGATACTGTCTACAAGAAGGCTTTCAACCGCGCTGTCACCATGCTGCGCGATGGACAATTGACCGGCGAATTGCCTTCCGAAAATGAGCTCAGACGGCGAGTGGGAGTAAGCCGCACGACCGTCCGAAAGGTTCTGCAAGAACTTGCTCACCGCCAACTCATCGCCGAGCGCAGCGGCGTCAGGATGGCAGGCCGCGCGGTGGAGGATAGCGACTACTATCCCGACGACGAAACCACGTCCCGAGCCAAGCACGTCGAACAGCAGTTCATGGAGTGGATGCTGCGGGGTGACACCAGACCCGGCACCAGCATCAACGAACTTGAGCTTGCGCGGCAATTCGGTGTTGCGACCAATGGAATTCGCGAGTTCCTCATTCGCTTTAGCCGATTTGGATTGCTCGAAAAAAGGCCGAATACCGGCTGGCTATTCAAGGGCTTCACCGAAGACTTCGCCCTCGAGCTGTTCGAGATCCGGGTGATGTTCGAGTTACGATCGGCGCATTTGTTTTCGAGGCAGCCTGACAACTCTCCTCTGTGGGGAAAACTCGCCGCGCTCAAGAGCGCGCATACCGAACTGCTGAAGCGGATTGAAAGCCGCTTTCACGACTTCTCCGGTCTCGACAACCGGTTTCATCGGCTCATAAACGAAGCTTCGCCGAACCGCTTTATCGACGATTTCTATGACATCATTACCTTCATTTTTCACTACCATTATCAGTGGAACAAGCGGGACGAAAAGCAGCGCAACCAAGCGGCGATCCTTGAGCATCTCGCCTATATCGACGCCCTTGAAAGCCGCGACTCCGAGCGAATTGAGCGAGCCTGCGAAGCGCATCTGGCTTCGGCAAGAGCAACGCTGATACGTTCGCTGATTGGACTTAATGAATGA
- a CDS encoding tripartite tricarboxylate transporter permease, whose product MNLEYLWQGFAVALTGQNLLIGFIGCFIGTLVGALPAIGPINGIALLLPIAYTMGLPAESTMILLAAIYCGAEYGGRISSILLNVPGDAGAVMTAMDGYPMARQGRAGEALALSGIASFVGGILGSIGLALFAPLLAGLAIGFGPAEYFVLMMFAFATLGSMVGSYPAKTLIGCTLGLMLATVGLDATSGAYRFTFNEPELGDGIEFVVLVIGLFSISEALIILENQGRGMTVIRELGRMTARMSDIVKCTGTTLRSSFIGFVIGILPGTGASVSSAISYTTAKRLSDTEGTFGKGDVRGLAAPEAANNATACGAFVPMLTLGVPGSGTTAVMLGALMLYNIQPGPMLLTERPEIVGGLVASLFVGNLILLALNLPLVQIFARVLTVPNWLLVPGILVLSIVGVYSTHSSVFSIFLMMSIGMVGWLLRKAGFEMAPIILGFVLGRLMEVNLRNALAISGGDPSILFSSTICNLLWVLAAAVAIVPFYLSRRSRRRKMLMATE is encoded by the coding sequence ATGAACCTCGAATATCTCTGGCAGGGTTTTGCGGTCGCTCTGACCGGACAGAACCTGCTCATCGGCTTCATCGGCTGCTTCATCGGTACGCTCGTCGGCGCACTGCCAGCCATTGGCCCCATCAACGGCATAGCCCTGCTGCTTCCCATTGCCTATACGATGGGCCTGCCAGCGGAGAGCACCATGATCCTGCTCGCGGCGATCTATTGCGGCGCCGAATATGGCGGCCGCATTTCCTCGATCTTGCTGAATGTGCCAGGGGATGCCGGCGCCGTCATGACGGCAATGGACGGCTATCCCATGGCACGCCAGGGACGCGCGGGAGAAGCACTCGCCCTCTCCGGCATCGCCTCCTTCGTGGGCGGCATACTCGGTTCCATCGGCTTGGCGCTGTTCGCGCCCCTGCTGGCCGGTCTGGCGATCGGTTTTGGTCCCGCCGAATACTTCGTGCTGATGATGTTTGCCTTTGCGACGCTGGGTTCGATGGTCGGCAGCTATCCTGCAAAGACGCTCATCGGCTGCACGCTCGGTCTGATGCTGGCAACGGTCGGTCTCGACGCAACGTCTGGGGCCTACCGCTTCACCTTCAACGAGCCGGAGCTTGGCGACGGCATCGAGTTCGTCGTGCTCGTCATCGGCTTGTTCTCGATCTCCGAAGCGCTGATCATCCTGGAAAACCAAGGGCGTGGCATGACTGTAATCCGCGAACTGGGTCGGATGACCGCACGGATGAGCGATATCGTGAAGTGCACCGGCACGACCTTGCGCAGCTCGTTCATCGGCTTCGTCATCGGTATTCTGCCGGGTACGGGCGCCTCGGTCTCGAGCGCCATCTCCTACACGACGGCCAAGCGCTTGTCCGACACCGAAGGGACCTTCGGCAAGGGCGACGTGCGTGGTCTCGCCGCCCCCGAAGCGGCCAACAACGCGACGGCGTGCGGCGCCTTCGTGCCTATGTTGACGCTCGGTGTTCCCGGTTCGGGCACCACCGCCGTCATGCTTGGCGCACTGATGCTCTACAACATCCAGCCGGGCCCTATGCTACTCACCGAACGGCCCGAGATCGTGGGCGGTCTCGTCGCCTCGCTCTTTGTAGGCAACCTGATCCTGCTGGCACTCAACCTGCCGCTCGTGCAGATATTCGCTCGCGTCCTGACCGTGCCTAACTGGCTGCTCGTGCCGGGCATCTTGGTCCTGTCGATCGTCGGCGTCTATTCCACTCACTCGTCGGTCTTCTCGATCTTCCTGATGATGAGCATCGGCATGGTGGGTTGGCTCCTGCGTAAGGCGGGCTTCGAGATGGCGCCGATCATCCTCGGCTTCGTACTGGGCCGGCTGATGGAGGTGAACCTGCGCAATGCTTTGGCGATCAGCGGAGGTGATCCGTCTATCCTCTTCAGCAGTACCATCTGCAACCTGCTCTGGGTTCTGGCCGCGGCCGTCGCCATCGTGCCTTTCTACCTGTCGCGGCGTTCCCGCCGGCGCAAGATGCTGATGGCCACCGAATGA
- a CDS encoding ABC transporter permease → MGGEGVLPKTENTSTAVSQASMLAPKRPGAVPGLALGLALLGAGPVIILLLLIAVLSFLSPYFLTGRNLSNILGQTAVISVVAMGQHLVILTRGIDLSVGSNVALASVVGALSFHAGAPAIAVIAVMVGCGAAVGAINGLFYVFGRLPHPFIITLATLSIAKGLALQLADGRAIPGMPDSIDALGRDAVWGLPGSVFVVAGVAAVLFTVAKTMVWGRWIYAVGGRPDAALRMGIPVSWVLVSVYVVSGLCAGIGAVILAGRTDAGSPLFGNLLELDTIAAVIIGGASFLGGRGHLGHALIGAIMIGVIRNALNLLNVNVFFQLIVIGVVIVIAVESDVLRNYLEGRVRVMQAGRQ, encoded by the coding sequence CTGGGCGGGGAGGGGGTTTTGCCCAAAACGGAAAACACCAGCACCGCTGTTAGCCAAGCCTCAATGCTTGCGCCGAAGAGGCCGGGCGCCGTCCCTGGCCTGGCGCTCGGACTGGCATTGCTGGGCGCCGGCCCGGTCATCATATTGCTGTTGCTGATAGCCGTTCTCAGTTTCCTGTCACCCTATTTCCTGACCGGGCGCAATCTCAGCAATATCCTCGGCCAGACCGCCGTCATCTCGGTTGTCGCAATGGGCCAGCATTTGGTGATCCTCACACGCGGCATCGATCTTTCGGTCGGATCGAACGTCGCACTGGCTTCCGTCGTCGGCGCCCTCAGCTTTCATGCCGGCGCTCCCGCCATCGCGGTTATCGCGGTGATGGTTGGCTGCGGTGCGGCGGTGGGCGCCATCAACGGGCTCTTCTACGTCTTCGGGCGGCTGCCGCATCCTTTCATAATCACCCTGGCAACCTTGAGCATCGCCAAGGGCTTGGCGCTTCAACTGGCCGATGGGCGCGCCATTCCTGGAATGCCGGATTCGATAGATGCGCTGGGGCGCGATGCGGTCTGGGGTCTGCCTGGCTCAGTTTTTGTCGTTGCAGGTGTTGCCGCGGTTCTTTTCACTGTGGCCAAGACGATGGTCTGGGGGCGGTGGATTTACGCCGTCGGCGGTCGACCCGACGCCGCCTTGCGCATGGGCATTCCCGTGTCCTGGGTCCTGGTCTCGGTCTATGTGGTCTCAGGGCTGTGCGCCGGCATCGGCGCGGTCATACTCGCCGGCCGCACCGACGCCGGTTCTCCCTTGTTCGGCAATCTGCTTGAACTGGATACGATCGCGGCGGTGATTATCGGCGGTGCCAGTTTTCTCGGCGGCCGTGGCCATCTCGGCCATGCCCTGATCGGCGCCATCATGATCGGCGTCATCCGCAACGCACTCAACCTGCTCAACGTCAACGTCTTCTTCCAGCTCATCGTCATTGGCGTGGTCATCGTGATCGCGGTCGAGTCCGACGTGCTGCGCAACTATCTCGAAGGACGTGTGCGTGTCATGCAGGCTGGGAGGCAGTGA
- a CDS encoding sugar ABC transporter substrate-binding protein, with translation MPINRKLFAGIAIAVVFALPASAADKIKIGLITKFPVPFYSTMEQAAKKYAAAHPEIELVTGQGQAATDIEGQIALIESMITQGVKGLAVTPVDPTVAPALDKAVAAGIKVVLVDNSIPNWKGQTALVSTNNLNGGKIAGEYLKTVLKSGDKIGILQGVPGVPALDDRVTGMMQGLGDVKVDVVGKGATNCTLELGTSVTEDILTANPDLKAIYSACGPPIPGAVKSISNAGMANHKIILVGFDACCGEIEAIKSGAEDASVAQFPAKMGELGIDTVVKAIRGEAVDANVDTGAGLVTPQNVKDFE, from the coding sequence ATGCCAATCAACCGAAAACTGTTTGCAGGGATCGCTATCGCGGTCGTGTTTGCGCTGCCGGCTTCGGCAGCAGACAAGATCAAGATCGGCCTGATCACCAAATTCCCAGTGCCGTTCTATTCAACCATGGAACAGGCCGCCAAGAAATACGCGGCCGCTCATCCTGAAATCGAGCTGGTTACCGGCCAGGGTCAGGCCGCGACCGACATCGAGGGCCAGATTGCGCTGATCGAGTCCATGATCACGCAAGGCGTCAAGGGCCTGGCTGTCACTCCGGTCGACCCGACGGTTGCGCCGGCGCTCGACAAGGCGGTCGCTGCCGGCATCAAGGTGGTTCTCGTCGACAACAGCATTCCCAACTGGAAAGGTCAAACAGCACTGGTCTCGACCAACAACCTCAACGGCGGCAAGATCGCCGGGGAGTACCTCAAGACCGTGCTGAAGAGTGGCGACAAGATCGGTATCCTGCAGGGCGTTCCCGGGGTGCCGGCACTGGACGACCGCGTCACCGGCATGATGCAGGGGTTGGGCGACGTCAAGGTCGACGTTGTCGGCAAGGGCGCAACCAACTGCACGCTCGAGCTTGGCACGTCGGTGACCGAAGACATCCTCACCGCCAATCCCGATCTCAAGGCGATCTACTCGGCCTGTGGTCCGCCAATTCCAGGCGCCGTCAAGTCGATCAGCAATGCGGGCATGGCCAATCATAAGATCATACTGGTCGGCTTCGACGCCTGTTGTGGTGAAATCGAAGCGATCAAGTCGGGTGCGGAAGACGCCAGCGTTGCACAATTTCCGGCAAAGATGGGCGAGCTTGGCATCGATACTGTCGTCAAGGCAATCCGCGGAGAGGCCGTCGACGCCAATGTGGACACCGGCGCTGGCCTCGTGACGCCGCAGAACGTCAAGGACTTCGAATAA
- a CDS encoding zinc-binding alcohol dehydrogenase family protein, with protein sequence MKALVCRRPGELIFEDRSPPGPPGAGWALVSISHVGICGTDYHIFEGKHPYLAYPRVMGHELAGTVTAIGEGVPIRIGERVVVNPYFACGRCIACRDNKPNCCVSIEVLGVHRDGGMCEELLVPADNLYPIGGLSLDHAAAIEFLAIGAHAVRRSQLAAGKRALVIGAGPIGLGTALFARIAGQIVTIMDVRRERLDFAEGQLGFPVIDGLSLSPADLVRERTDGECFDLVFDATGNRASIEAAFAYVAHGGALIMVSVIKEEISFSDPEFHKREMMLMGSRNALRVDFDHVMAAMHDDTVPVAKLITDRTTLRDSLRDIPHWVHQKSGLIKAVIAV encoded by the coding sequence ATGAAAGCGCTCGTTTGCCGACGACCCGGCGAACTGATCTTCGAAGATCGCTCCCCACCCGGCCCGCCGGGGGCAGGATGGGCGCTGGTCAGCATCAGCCATGTCGGTATATGTGGCACCGATTATCACATCTTCGAAGGCAAGCATCCCTACCTGGCCTATCCACGTGTCATGGGGCATGAACTCGCAGGCACGGTGACTGCGATCGGGGAAGGCGTCCCTATCCGCATCGGCGAACGCGTCGTCGTAAATCCTTATTTTGCTTGCGGCAGATGCATAGCCTGCCGTGATAACAAGCCGAATTGCTGCGTATCGATCGAGGTGTTGGGCGTTCATCGCGACGGCGGTATGTGTGAAGAGTTGCTCGTGCCTGCCGACAATCTCTATCCGATCGGAGGATTGTCGCTCGACCATGCGGCGGCGATCGAATTCCTGGCCATCGGTGCCCACGCGGTGCGGCGCTCCCAACTTGCCGCCGGGAAACGTGCTCTGGTCATCGGCGCAGGCCCTATCGGACTCGGCACGGCGCTATTTGCACGTATTGCCGGCCAGATAGTGACGATCATGGACGTCCGCCGGGAAAGGCTCGATTTCGCCGAAGGTCAACTCGGTTTCCCCGTTATCGATGGACTTTCGTTGTCGCCCGCCGACCTGGTGCGGGAGCGAACCGATGGCGAGTGTTTCGACCTTGTTTTTGATGCGACCGGCAACAGGGCGTCGATAGAGGCCGCTTTCGCTTATGTGGCGCATGGGGGAGCCTTGATAATGGTCAGCGTCATCAAGGAGGAGATCAGCTTTTCCGATCCCGAATTCCACAAGCGCGAGATGATGTTGATGGGCAGCCGCAACGCGCTTCGAGTCGACTTTGACCACGTCATGGCGGCAATGCACGATGACACCGTTCCTGTGGCCAAGCTTATAACGGACCGCACGACCCTGCGCGACAGCCTCCGCGATATCCCGCATTGGGTCCACCAAAAGTCGGGGCTTATCAAGGCGGTGATAGCCGTTTAG